One Natrinema halophilum genomic window carries:
- the glpA gene encoding anaerobic glycerol-3-phosphate dehydrogenase subunit GlpA, producing MGRDTEVLVLGGGSTGCGIARDLAMRGLEVTLVERGTLTDGTTGRMHGLLHSGGRYAVSDRASARECIEENEVLREIAGHCVEMTGGLFVQRPEDPDDYFREKLEGCNACGIPARVLSGSQAREIEPYLADDVKRAIEVPDGAIDPFRLCVANAIDAEAHGARVETHAEVIDLLRDGSDIYGVEVRHGSGPGKRASEPTGTTEEITAEYVVNATGAWAGQIGSMADLEIEVRPSKGVMTIMNVRQVDTVINRCRPKGDADIVVPHETTAILGTTDEEVSDPDDYPEEQWEVDAMIDTLSELVPILEEARTIRSFWGVRPLYEPPGTGTEDPTDITRDFFLLDHTERDGVSGMSSIVGGKFTTYRAMAEEISDHVCETLGVSTSCSTADEPLPGSENGAVLEQGMDDFGLRSPIARRSTQRLGSRAREVLETDEPNPVVCECEGVTRAEIQDAVSQSGADLNAVRIRTRASMGNCQGGFCCSAMASELHPAYDKPTVREAYDELFRERWKGQRHALWGEQLSQAMLNYALHATTMNRDRDPANDADVLDFDAFDDGQPNEDQGDGPRVVR from the coding sequence ATGGGACGCGATACCGAGGTTCTCGTGCTCGGCGGCGGTTCGACCGGCTGTGGCATCGCGCGCGATCTGGCGATGCGCGGCCTCGAGGTCACGCTCGTCGAACGCGGCACCCTCACGGACGGCACGACGGGGCGTATGCACGGTCTGTTGCACAGCGGCGGCCGGTATGCCGTCTCCGACCGGGCCAGTGCCCGCGAGTGCATCGAAGAAAACGAGGTTCTGCGGGAAATCGCCGGCCACTGCGTCGAGATGACCGGCGGCCTGTTCGTCCAGCGACCCGAAGACCCGGACGACTACTTTCGAGAGAAACTCGAGGGCTGCAACGCGTGTGGAATCCCCGCCCGCGTCCTCTCGGGGTCGCAGGCTCGCGAAATCGAACCATATCTGGCCGACGACGTGAAACGGGCGATCGAGGTCCCCGACGGTGCGATCGATCCGTTCCGGCTCTGCGTCGCGAACGCCATCGACGCCGAAGCACACGGCGCACGCGTAGAGACGCACGCCGAAGTGATCGATCTCCTGCGAGACGGCAGCGATATCTACGGCGTCGAGGTTCGACACGGCTCGGGCCCCGGAAAGCGCGCGAGCGAGCCAACCGGTACGACCGAGGAGATAACCGCCGAGTACGTGGTCAACGCGACCGGCGCGTGGGCCGGCCAGATCGGCTCGATGGCCGACCTCGAGATCGAGGTCAGACCCTCCAAGGGCGTGATGACGATCATGAACGTCCGACAGGTCGACACGGTCATCAATCGCTGTCGGCCGAAAGGCGACGCCGACATCGTCGTACCCCACGAGACGACTGCTATCCTCGGGACGACAGACGAGGAGGTTTCGGATCCCGACGACTACCCCGAAGAGCAATGGGAGGTCGATGCGATGATCGACACCCTCTCCGAACTCGTCCCCATACTCGAGGAGGCCCGAACGATTCGCTCGTTCTGGGGCGTACGCCCGCTGTACGAACCGCCGGGGACCGGTACCGAAGATCCGACCGACATCACGCGGGACTTCTTTTTACTCGATCACACCGAACGCGACGGGGTCTCGGGGATGTCGAGCATCGTCGGCGGAAAGTTCACCACCTACCGAGCGATGGCCGAGGAGATTTCCGACCACGTCTGCGAAACGCTCGGCGTGTCCACCTCCTGTTCGACTGCCGACGAGCCGCTGCCGGGCAGCGAGAACGGGGCGGTCCTGGAGCAGGGGATGGACGACTTCGGCCTCAGGTCGCCGATCGCCCGTCGGAGTACACAACGTCTCGGGAGCCGAGCGCGCGAGGTCCTCGAGACTGACGAACCGAACCCGGTCGTTTGCGAGTGTGAGGGCGTCACGCGCGCCGAGATACAGGACGCCGTCTCGCAGTCAGGGGCGGATCTGAACGCGGTTCGCATCAGGACGCGTGCCTCGATGGGCAACTGCCAGGGCGGCTTTTGCTGTTCCGCCATGGCGAGCGAACTCCACCCCGCGTACGACAAACCGACGGTCCGCGAGGCCTACGACGAACTGTTTCGAGAGCGCTGGAAGGGCCAGCGCCACGCGCTGTGGGGTGAACAGCTCTCCCAGGCGATGCTCAACTACGCGCTCCACGCGACGACGATGAACCGGGATCGCGATCCGGCAAACGACGCCGACGTGCTCGATTTCGACGCCTTCGACGACGGTCAACCGAACGAAGACCAGGGCGACGGACCCAGGGTGGTCCGCTGA
- the glpB gene encoding glycerol-3-phosphate dehydrogenase subunit GlpB gives MAIEDDVLVIGGGLAGATAAIAAAEGGGRVRLVSAKQSTLRHASGLIDVLGYTPAGDGPLANPFDAIEGLAEGHPYERVGLETVREAISFFDDMTGDAYEGGHTDANALVPTAAGSIKPTARYPASTAAGLASDDRDTLFVGFERLPDFDAPLAAAHLEAAGVPFEARGVTVRFPGIARDDAKRTRYAHLLGRPETVRTERGKATAREALADIVRDQLETEARVGFPAILGDERVAEVRADLADQLGVSVFEVPTGPPSLPGMRLEDLLFDALEDAGVRVTTGVPVIDFEHAVGDSGRIDHVVVDRNGSKIPHRADQYVLATGGLVGKGVKSERERVYEPIFDCHVSHPSDRYDWFVDDAFGDQPYPKFGLSVDRDLRPLDAVGDPEFSNLRAAGAVVGGSDFAAEKSGAGVSLATGYFAGQRAGGEGGE, from the coding sequence ATGGCGATCGAAGACGACGTCCTCGTCATCGGCGGCGGACTGGCGGGCGCGACCGCTGCGATCGCCGCGGCTGAAGGGGGCGGACGAGTTCGACTCGTCTCGGCCAAACAGAGCACGCTCCGCCACGCCAGCGGGCTGATCGACGTGCTGGGCTACACCCCGGCTGGCGACGGCCCCCTCGCGAATCCGTTCGACGCCATCGAAGGCCTCGCCGAGGGCCACCCGTACGAACGAGTTGGCCTCGAGACGGTCCGCGAGGCGATCTCGTTTTTCGACGACATGACGGGCGATGCATACGAGGGCGGCCACACCGACGCGAACGCGCTCGTTCCGACCGCCGCCGGGAGCATCAAACCGACCGCCAGGTATCCGGCGTCGACCGCGGCCGGACTCGCGAGCGACGACCGCGACACGCTCTTCGTCGGCTTCGAACGGCTCCCCGACTTCGACGCACCGCTCGCAGCGGCCCATCTCGAGGCCGCGGGTGTCCCCTTTGAGGCCCGCGGGGTCACGGTTCGGTTCCCGGGCATCGCCCGGGACGACGCGAAGCGAACGCGATACGCCCACCTCCTCGGCAGGCCGGAGACCGTTCGAACGGAACGCGGCAAGGCCACCGCACGCGAGGCGCTCGCCGACATCGTTCGGGACCAGCTCGAAACCGAGGCCCGCGTCGGCTTCCCCGCGATCCTCGGCGACGAACGTGTCGCCGAGGTCAGGGCCGACCTCGCGGATCAACTCGGCGTCTCGGTCTTCGAGGTTCCCACGGGACCGCCGAGCCTACCCGGCATGCGGCTCGAGGACCTGCTTTTCGACGCGCTCGAGGACGCCGGCGTGCGGGTGACTACGGGCGTTCCGGTAATCGACTTCGAACACGCAGTCGGCGATTCCGGTCGGATCGACCACGTCGTCGTGGACCGAAACGGGAGCAAGATCCCCCACCGCGCCGACCAGTACGTGCTCGCGACGGGCGGGCTGGTCGGGAAGGGGGTCAAATCGGAGCGCGAACGGGTGTACGAGCCGATCTTCGACTGTCACGTTTCACACCCGTCGGACCGCTACGACTGGTTCGTCGACGACGCCTTCGGCGACCAGCCGTACCCGAAGTTCGGCCTCTCGGTCGACCGTGATCTCCGCCCGCTCGACGCGGTCGGCGATCCCGAATTTTCGAACCTGCGCGC